The Arachidicoccus terrestris genome includes the window TTTACTGCTGATTCTGCCTAAAGGAAGGTGTCTTCCTGAAAATGCCTCGAAGGAATTAATGAATTTAAGTAAAGAATACCGACATATACGTTTGCTATCACATTCATTGGATTTTGTAGATGAAAAATTACAGGAGTATTCGCTATTTTTTTGCTGGATACAACGCCGTGCAATAGTCTTATATGTAAAAGACGATTTGCGAGTGAAACTTCCGGAGCCGGTTAAAAATATGAAGCAATATGAGAAGCAGGCGCAGAATTTTTTTACGAACAATCCGGATTACAATGGTTACGAGGAAATTAGGTTGTCACCGTTGCCGAAAAAATGCATAGCAGTAGAAGAGCGGGCTGAGCTATTGAAAGAGAATCTAGAGCTGACTATAAAATTGCAGCATGTGATGGGGCGATTTTTAAGTGTAAGAGGGGCGAGTCAGCGTATTCGGAGGGAAATGATTCGATTTGTAAAGGCGCAGAGGAAGAGTGCAGGGGATGAGATGTCAGGTAAATTCGACCGCATTTTCTGTGATTATGAAGAACTTTTGGATTTTTTTGATTTTGCAGAGAGTGAAATTCTTAACCAATATAAAGAGCTTCTGTAATTATTCAGGTTGTATATTTATAAGAAGTTATGAAAATGTTTTGGCAAGGGAGATTAAAATACAAACGATAAATAAGGTCACGTTCGTGACAACATTCCTTGGTTCATTTTTCCTATAATGAATGACAGCGGCAAAGGGCATTATCAATGCCAGACACAAGGCTGAAAGAGGGGTGAGCCAAGGCAGCATGTTAATGGCTGTTGGCAAGATTAACGCAATAGATCCGGCAATTTCTGAGATGCCAATGAATTTTATGAATGCCGGATGCAGTCCTTCAACGCCCGTCTGACCCATTGTTATCAATTTCATTTCTGAGAATATTGATTTACATATTCCTGAATATAGAAATATGATGGCACTGACGATCTGCAAAACCCAAACAATAGTATTTATCATGGTTTATTATCATTTTGATATAACAAAGGTTGGATTTACTGGCGAGAGTTTCTTTGACATTTATCAAAAAATCAAAGCTTGGCTCGTATTCTGCTTAAGGTTTCCTGTGTAATACCAAGGTAGGATGCAATCATACCCAATGGTACGCGCTGTATAAAAGAAGGATTTGTTTGCATAAGCTTGCGATAGCGGTCGGCAGCGGCGACAAAATGCAAGTCGTCGAACTTTTGTTGCAATTGGATCAATCCGAACGATAGCAATTTTCTTGTAAAGGTTTCAATGCTGTGATATTTAAGGCAGAGTGCATTGAGATCGTCATAGTGGAGTGCATAGAGAATACTGTCCTCCAGGAGATCGATTCCCCGCCTGTCTGGTTGGCGTGTAATAAAACTAATGATCGAACAGGCGAATGAGTTTTCATCACTTATCCAGTCGGTGATCTCTTTGCCATCTTTCAGATAATAAGTTCGGGTTAGCCCTTGATCAAGGAAAAACAGAAAATTGCATGTCGTATCTGGTTTTACCAGTTTATGGCTTTTAGGTAAAGTCAACTTTTTAAGACAGGATGCTAAATCCTGTCTGCTTACTTCAGAAAGTGTGACAAATTGTGAAACGATTGAAAAAAAACTTTCCATCTTTTAAGATAATACTGTTTGACCGCTCAACCAAATTGATCCATTTATTCATGCTTAAAACCAAATATAAATGCAGAAAAATGGGTCAAATTCTTCAGATATTCTTATAAATAATTGATTTTCATTTAAAAACGAAATTGTGTTGAACTTGCCAATAGTTTAGTGAGAAATCTTAATTATTATGTTAAGTAGAAATCGCTGTCGTTATGGAAGGAATTTGAAAGTGACGGGGAATTTTCACCGGCCATTCCATTAATTACACATGGAGGTCTTAATCTCGCATTTCTGGAAACAATTTCCATAAGATCATAAAATCTATGCTAAAATTAAGGCGCCGATACTACTTGATAAAAAATCCTTTTGCCATTAACAACAGTTAGAACACCGATATGGAATGCAGTCCTACAAAGCTCAATAATTGTAAAAATTTCCTATAATTTATATTATGAAAATTTTTAAAGTGTAGGCTGTACAACACTTTCAGAGGGAGGGGAAAAAAGCGGTTAAATAGAGTAACCGCAGCAAAGAACTACACCAAAGATAATGCATAAAATTTAACATAGCCAAATAAAAAGCAGAAATATTTTACTACTGTTCCAAGTAGTTCCAGAAACGGGAATTTTGGAACAGTGGGAGAGAAGAGAAAGACAAAATTTTATATTGAACTTTTCATAGACAAGAAATAAACAAGAGAATATGAGGTAAAAGAAAGCAGAAAACAAAAACGCCACCGCTCCAAGATTCCCATTATTGGGACTGTTTGTAACGATGGCAATAACTTTATACTGAACTTTTCATAGGCAAGTATTAAAAGCCGCTCCAAAGATGATTAGAATATATAAAATCTACATCCAAAGAAAAGCGTTTTGCAAAGTCAGAACCACAGACGAAACGGGAATACTTTATTTTCAAAATAGGAATTACAAAAACATCAACAGGTTGATTAGGTTTACCACCGACACCCAAAACAAAAAAGAAAGGGACAGAAGCAGCAACCTTTTTATAATGCTCAAACTTTTCAGGTGTACACAAATCAACCGTACCGGATTCAGAACGGTACTTACATTCTACTGCAAACTCACGCTTTAGCCATTTATCAAACATAAGAAAATCATAGTCACGATCACCAACAGCATACCTAACCGAATTTTGCACACTGTCCGAAGTTCTCTTAAGCAAGTCAAAATATCTTTTATCAAAACCCTGTATAACCCAATCTTCAAACTTATCACCATCTCTAAAAGATTTTGGCCTATTGGCATAATTCAAACCTGCATTTACAAAATCGGCAATCTTACTCATAACTAAAAGTTTTAGAACATAAATATATAAAAAAAGGGACACATATAGCGTCCCTTAATGGTATTTCAGAAAATAAATTTTGTACTCGACGTAATCAAGAGCAGGAGAGGGGATATTAAGGGCAGCGGAGCGGGTAGAAAGCCCGATCTTTTTAAGATCATCCAAAAGCCTGTAATAACTCGTTTTGGGCAAATACTGCTTAAATTCAGCAATATCAAAGCCAGACTGAACCAATAGCGCAGTAGACAACAACCGGAAGTTTTGAACCTGTTTTTGAGGGTCAGCCCTAAGCTTATTTTTTAACTCAACATCACCATTATAGTTATTAATCCTACTGACAATAGCGTTAATATCCAAATCGTTCTTTATCTGATATTCCCGCACACGCTCCCAGAACTCCAAATACAAAATATTAAAGATGGAAAAATTAAAACTCAAAACGGGCTCAGTCAACATAACCGTATCACAATAATCCGGATTATCCCAAGAAGAATGCAAAAAGAACTTTTTACTATAACCTATAAAAGTCTCAACATTATTTTGCTTTGTCAGTTTTGTAAACCTACGTAACCGGATTGCATATGAATCAGACGCAAAATTAACATTGGCCGCATGTTTTTTACCAGAGTAAAAATAACGCTCGAATAGATAATTTATTTGAGAATTACGGAACGTCATTTCATAACGCAGAATACAATCAGCTTGTCTTTGAAAATATTCAAGGTCTAAATTTCTTTTATTCTTTTCCTTTACAATAGCCCTCTTATCATGCTTTTCAAATTCTGTTCCTTTGTGGTAAATTTTAAATGAATAACGGCGGGTAGTATACATAATAGAAGTACCATAAGTACGACACCTATTTTTGTCACTCTTAGCTTTCGTCTGATGCAGCTTTTTTTGATAATCCAAGTACAACAAAGCATCTTCCTTACTATTAAAAAACTGGTTATAACAAAGGTCAATCCTTGAAATCTCAATATCTGAAAAATCAGGACGTTGCAAAGAAAAATTTTGATCAAAGAAATCAACCAAAAATTTAAGTAACAAAGAATAAGTTACCCTTGAGCTCTGCTCCGCAAGCGAGATGAATTGCTGTACATTTTGCCCGTAAAGATATTTCGGTACAGAAAAATTAAACTCCGCAAAATCTTCGGTAGAATTAACCCTAAAAGACACACTATAATGATAAGAATTATTAGGAAGCACAGAACGATAACTAACAGGGAGGACACGATTAGTGTCATGAAAAACATAACTATGAAGGAAGGAATTTTTAAGAATCTCGCCAGTATCTTCATCGGCCACAGCTTCCAAAACCGTATTTTTTTTGCGAGACGGGGCGTATAATTGCTCATATAATTGCGGATATTTTTTTTGAAGGTTATGAATTTTAAAAATAATGGTATCAATCATTTTTTTAAATATTTATCTGAAATAAACAACTTAATCAAATCAACCTCAAACCCAAAATTTAGCATACGATTATAAATTTTGTAAGCCTTGTTAGAGGACGTAATAAGAGGGGACAACTCCCAACCTTCACCGTTTGGCTTTTTAGTCGCAACAATATAAACAGCAGATTTCTGACAATCTGCCCAAGCTTTCATATTTTCCATAAATTGAAATTTTAAAAGAAATAAAAAAAGCGGTTAGATTAACCGCTTTGAAAAGATAATTTCATTATTCAAGCGGGAACGTCTATAAAGATAAGCCGCACGAACACCGGAAAACTTCCGTAACAAATCGCGCGCGTTTTTCTCATTATTCACCCGAAAAGTAAACTTATAATTAGGGTCAGAACCACGAACCGCATAAAACGAGCAATAACACTTGCTATTTGCCATTTTATCACCGTTTAAATAAAAGGTATCCGCCAACTAACAAAAGAGGAAATAAGGCGACCGTAGTAAGTCCAGAAGAGTACTTATAAACGGCAAGACCGGCTGCATACTGTACAGCCGTTTCGCCGTAATAGTCATTTTTTTTCAAGGCTTCGGCATAACCAAGTAAAGTGTTGACATTTTCAAAATCCGATTGCCTACGGCCTAACCAATCGGCAACCTCTTCGGCTGAATTATCTATAGTAGAATAATCAGCATAAGGGTTACCCTCGTTAGAAATAATTCCCTGACCTAACTGATAATCGGAAGCACCGTAATATTTATAACCAAAAGCATTATTGTTAGCCTTAAAAACATGGCTTGTATAGTTGGCACTCTCATAACGGGATTGAGCAACCATAAAAGAAGCTAAACGCTTACTTTGACTGTCAGAAAAATGTCTTTTAAGACGAGGTAAAGCAGCATCGTAAATAGTTTTTTCAATAGACATAAAATTAAAATTTTAAAAATTACTAAA containing:
- a CDS encoding DoxX family protein; translated protein: MINTIVWVLQIVSAIIFLYSGICKSIFSEMKLITMGQTGVEGLHPAFIKFIGISEIAGSIALILPTAINMLPWLTPLSALCLALIMPFAAVIHYRKNEPRNVVTNVTLFIVCILISLAKTFS
- a CDS encoding Crp/Fnr family transcriptional regulator, whose protein sequence is MESFFSIVSQFVTLSEVSRQDLASCLKKLTLPKSHKLVKPDTTCNFLFFLDQGLTRTYYLKDGKEITDWISDENSFACSIISFITRQPDRRGIDLLEDSILYALHYDDLNALCLKYHSIETFTRKLLSFGLIQLQQKFDDLHFVAAADRYRKLMQTNPSFIQRVPLGMIASYLGITQETLSRIRAKL
- a CDS encoding phage/plasmid replication domain-containing protein produces the protein MIDTIIFKIHNLQKKYPQLYEQLYAPSRKKNTVLEAVADEDTGEILKNSFLHSYVFHDTNRVLPVSYRSVLPNNSYHYSVSFRVNSTEDFAEFNFSVPKYLYGQNVQQFISLAEQSSRVTYSLLLKFLVDFFDQNFSLQRPDFSDIEISRIDLCYNQFFNSKEDALLYLDYQKKLHQTKAKSDKNRCRTYGTSIMYTTRRYSFKIYHKGTEFEKHDKRAIVKEKNKRNLDLEYFQRQADCILRYEMTFRNSQINYLFERYFYSGKKHAANVNFASDSYAIRLRRFTKLTKQNNVETFIGYSKKFFLHSSWDNPDYCDTVMLTEPVLSFNFSIFNILYLEFWERVREYQIKNDLDINAIVSRINNYNGDVELKNKLRADPQKQVQNFRLLSTALLVQSGFDIAEFKQYLPKTSYYRLLDDLKKIGLSTRSAALNIPSPALDYVEYKIYFLKYH
- a CDS encoding glucosaminidase domain-containing protein, whose protein sequence is MSIEKTIYDAALPRLKRHFSDSQSKRLASFMVAQSRYESANYTSHVFKANNNAFGYKYYGASDYQLGQGIISNEGNPYADYSTIDNSAEEVADWLGRRQSDFENVNTLLGYAEALKKNDYYGETAVQYAAGLAVYKYSSGLTTVALFPLLLVGGYLLFKR